TTTCTTGTTCTCACAGAACTTAgtcttaaatgaaaataaaaagttaatttaTATGACTGACTATTCCCAGTGAACTTAGTCTCTCTTTCAGATATTAAAAATCTCATGATTTTCAAATACTACTCCCTCTGGAACTTTTACATATATAAAACAATGTTGTCAACTATAGTGATCTTGTTGTGGTATGATATACCCCTAATTTATCTTCTGACTGGCAGGTTATAACTTTTGACCTTCATCACTAGCTTCCCAACCCCCACTATCTCTGGCAACTAAAAATATGGTATCTGTTTCTATGAATTTGGTTTTTTTGATTTCACATATAAGTAGTATCACACATGTTTTCATCTGACGTATATTACTTAGCATAATGCCTTCAGAATCCATTCATGTTGAGGCATTTGAcatgatttcctttcttttttctttaaatagaacCAAATTATTCCTTTTACTTACCCTAATTGctcttgccatatatatatatatatatctaagtGATGCATTTAATTACTAAGGTAAAGATAGCATTCTAGGATTGTCACATAAATTAGTTTACTCTTCTCATCAAAGACTTAAGTCTTCTGGGAACAAGGACCACATTTATGTTCCTTTTGAATTTTGAACTTTACTGAGCTTATTACTCTTAATATGTGTCATTGCAGGTTCCTGAATTGGCTGGATTTTGGCTTCTGAGTCTTCTTTTGCAGTtgcctttaattcttttcttGCTTTGTAATGAAGGCCTAACAAGTCTGCCCTTGGAAAGAGCTGTACATATTATCTTCACGATATTTCTTACTTTTCAAGTTGTTTCAGCATTTCTTACCTTGAGAAAGATGGTAAATCAATTGGCAACTCGTTTTCACCTCCAAGACTTTGACCAGCTCTCTGCAAACAGAAGAGACATAAGAAGAATGAGATCCTGTATAGAAGAGATCTAATCCAGTGCTGCTAAAGAAGTCTAAAAGAACACTCTGGAAGACAGCAAGAGCTAGATCAGGGAGCTATCAACTTGAAAAGGACATAGCAAGTGTTCTGAATTGTAGATGCTCTAGCTCTGAAATTCCAGGGTTGGGGCCCGGATGGTTATCTTTACCATAATGGAAGCAATCCTCAAGCCTTTATGTTGTGAATAGGATGCCAATTATCTCATTTGTTATTGTTAACCTTTCAGGTATATAGAAATCTGGGTTGCTGGTCATGTTTTACCAGCATTACTATAATATTTCTAGTTAGCACTTATAACtagcaatatgtgtgtgtgtgtgtgtgtgtgtgtgtatattttaaaCTTATTAGCTAACCATACCTTGCTACATAGCTGATTGCGTTTCTTGAACATGCCAATCAACATTCTTGTTTATTAGGTTATATTTGTACAAACCAAGATACCTTATTTTCATGCCTTCAAGGGTTAAATTCTAATCCTAGTCCTAGCCATTATACTGAGGttaagatgaaaataggtggattATCATGGTATTTAGGaaacgttttttaaaaaagggaagaaaaataatgtttattgACTATTTCTGCTGAAAAATACacattgaaggttttttttttaacatatttatttgtaAGTGCTTAAAATCTAGATATTTTAGGGTGATaaagtcctatttttttttaaatttttttatttataaaa
Above is a window of Erinaceus europaeus chromosome 3, mEriEur2.1, whole genome shotgun sequence DNA encoding:
- the TMEM17 gene encoding transmembrane protein 17 isoform X2, with translation MELPDPVRQRLGNFSRSMFSDSNRTGPEYGDGPDNEMVSNLALQMSLYFNTYFFPLWWVSSITMLQMKVPELAGFWLLSLLLQLPLILFLLCNEGLTSLPLERAVHIIFTIFLTFQVVSAFLTLRKMVNQLATRFHLQDFDQLSANRRDIRRMRSCIEEI